From the Lolium rigidum isolate FL_2022 chromosome 2, APGP_CSIRO_Lrig_0.1, whole genome shotgun sequence genome, one window contains:
- the LOC124686599 gene encoding protein GLUTAMINE DUMPER 6-like — MRNAAVSMAMKYGGASSSPVVVPAYGAGGAVQPLPFWSTPTPYLFIGFGIVMSLIAVALAVLLCSRRKKGHREEDQEVIVQAGMMSVRVLAPVDRESPKVVVVMAGDDAPSFLASATPLAFAGKVQRPYCQCHGGPKLDVSAV; from the coding sequence ATGAGGAACGCGGCAGTTAGCATGGCAATGAAGTACGGCGGGGCTTCCTCGTCGCCGGTGGTTGTTCCGGCCTACGGCGCCGGCGGTGCAGTCCAGCCGCTCCCGTTCTGGTCGACGCCGACTCCGTACCTATTTATCGGCTTCGGGATTGTGATGAGCCTCATCGCGGTGGCTCTGGCCGTGCTCCTCTGCTCCCGCCGCAAGAAGGGACACCGCGAGGAGGATCAGGAGGTGATCGTCCAGGCGGGGATGATGTCCGTGCGCGTGCTGGCGCCGGTGGACAGGGAGTCGCCCAAGGTGGTGGTCGTGATGGCGGGTGACGACGCGCCATCGTTCCTCGCCAGCGCCACGCCTCTCGCCTTCGCCGGCAAGGTGCAGCGGCCGTACTGCCAGTGCCACGGCGGCCCCAAGCTGGACGTCTCCGCCGTGTAG